In a single window of the Sander lucioperca isolate FBNREF2018 chromosome 19, SLUC_FBN_1.2, whole genome shotgun sequence genome:
- the ufl1 gene encoding E3 UFM1-protein ligase 1: MAADWEEIRRLAADFQRAQFADTVQRLSERNCIEIIAKLVQDKKLDVVHTLDGKEYITPAQISREIRDELYVHGGRINIVDLQQILNVDWVHVENRASDIAKSDKGVQLVLGQLINDTYLDRLAEEVNDKLQEAGLISIAELCKNYDLPGDFLSEELTKRFGKLIRGEMDQYNRGVIFTPAFVARHKARIRGLFSAITRPTPVSSMIGTFGFQEHLLYSVLEELVNTGRLKGSVVGGRQDKAVYIPDIYAKTQNAWVDSFLQQNGYLEFDALVRLGIPDPSSYIKKRFKSNKLLFLRAACVGQALVDQVEASVEEAVNSATWTDIQPILPSCLSMEDIGMLISQAMRNTNVQSSARVLGDTVVVSEKFLSNCLSLFDDAMQQKAQKEVKNNPVFLITEDDLKQASMLTESSATSKKEKREAERRKKATEGSGSVKSGGGGNAREIRIRKTKKKGRKDEDSDEETGPSQQNRSKQTAAPFMAQEEIVAVLEERVSDCPEEILSELAEHLVRPLNNAYQEVLRTVFMSSTSSPSRANKKKSMKDLQEEISSLYNNIRLFEKGCKFFSDDTQVHIAKHILKTLCSDVTNILVNFLAADLMMSVENPSTITNEVRVKILGKLSEETKGPLMKLHNCLNGKTIEDFLTNIEICAEVCGFMLKKADKKKERQALFVHRQALSEQLKETEDPALVLHLASVLLFQGSTHSMLHAPGRCVPQIIGTLTGRIPTEQQQLLSAYQSLVVKQLVSQSQSRKQVEAEGEAEGEGEAEQDDEAQSIRTQLTALTPQVKDLILSQKKTSVTED, translated from the exons ATGGCGGCTGACTGGGAAGAAATCCGACGGCTTGCTGCTGATTTTCAGAGAGCACAGTTTGCTGACACAGTGCAAAG GCTGTCTGAGAGGAATTGCATTGAAATTATTGCCAAACTGGTCCAAGACAAGAAGCTGGATGTGGTGCACACACTGGACGGAAAGGAGTACATAACGCCGGCCCAGATCAGCAGGGAGATCCGAGATGAGCTCTACGTCCATGGAG GGCGAATCAACATCGTTGATCTCCAGCAG ATTCTCAACGTGGATTGGGTCCATGTTGAAAACAGAGCGAGTGACATTGCGAAATCTGATAAAGGGGTTCAACTTGTTCTGGGACAACTTATTAATGA CACGTACCTGGACCGCTTGGCTGAGGAGGTGAATGACAAGCTGCAGGAAGCTGGCCTGATCAGTATTGCAGAACTGTGTAAGAACTACGACCTCCCGGGAGATTTCTTATCTGAG GAGCTGACCAAGCGTTTTGGGAAGCTAATCCGAGGAGAAATGGACCAGTACAACAGGGGGGTTATATTTACTCCAGCTTTTGTTGCCCGTCACAAAGCCAGGATACGAGGGCTTTTCAGCGCCATCACGAG GCCGACACCTGTCAGCAGCATGATTGGAACATTTGGATTTCAGGAGCATCTTCTGTACT CCGTCCTGGAGGAGTTGGTGAATACTGGACGCCTGAAGGGAAGCGTGGTTGGAGGGCGGCAGGACAAAGCCGTCTACATCCCCGATATTTATGCCAAAACGCAGAATGCCTGGGTGGACTCTTTCCTCCAGCAGAACGGATATCTAG AGTTTGATGCGTTGGTCAGACTGGGGATCCCAGACCCCTCCAGCTACATCAAGAAGCGCTTCAAGTCCAACAAGCTGCTGTTCCTCCGAGCCGCCTGCGTGGGTCAGGCTCTGGTGGACCAGGTGGAGGCCTCTGTCGAGGAAGCTGTCAACTCCGCCACATGGACCGACATTCAG CCCATTCTGCCCAGCTGCCTGTCAATGGAAGACATCGGGATGCTGATCAGCCAGGCTATGAGGAACACCAACGTCCAGTCCTCCGCCAGAGTGCTGGGAGACACGGTCGTCGTCAGCGAGAAGTTCCTCAGCAACTGCCTCTCTTTGTTTGACGACGCCATGCAGCAGAAAGCTCAGAAG GAAGTCAAGAACAATCCAGTGTTTCTCATAACTGAAGACGACCTGAAGCAAGCATCCATGCTGACGGAGAGCTCAGCAACTTctaaaaaggaaaagagagaagCAGAGCGCAGGAAGAAGGCTACAG AGGGCAGTGGCAGTGTGAAATCAGGTGGAGGAGGCAACGCCCGAGAGATCCGGATTCGTAAAACCAAGAAGAAAGGGAGGAAAGATGAGGACAGCGATGAGGAAACCGGACCGTCACAGCAAA ATCGCAGTAAACAGACTGCAGCCCCTTTCATGGCCCAGGAAGAGATCGTAGCCGTTTTAGAGGAGAGAGTGAGCGACTGCCCCGAAGAAATCCTCTCAGAGCTGGCCGAGCATTTAGTGAG GCCTCTTAATAACGCCTACCAGGAGGTGCTGCGGACAGTGTTCATGTCCTCCACCAGCTCTCCATCAAGGGCCAACAAGAAGAAGAGCATGAAGGATCTACAGGAGGAGATCTCCAGCCTGTACAACAACATCCGACTCTTTGAAAAGGGCTGCAAGTTCTTCTCTG ATGATACCCAGGTGCACATTGCCAAGCACATCCTGAAGACCCTGTGCTCAGATGTCACCAACATCCTGGTCAACTTCCTGGCTGCTGACCTGATGATGTCAGTGGAGAACCCCAGCACCATCACCAACGAG GTCAGAGTGAAGATTTTGGGCAAACTGTCGGAGGAGACTAAAGGGCCTCTCATGAAGCTGCACAACTGCCTGAACGGCAAA ACTATTGAAGACTTCCTGACCAACATAGAGATCTGTGCAGAGGTGTGTGGCTTCATGCTGAAGAAGGCAGacaagaaaaaggagag ACAGGCCCTGTTTGTGCACCGCCAGGCTCTCAGTGAGCAGCTGAAGGAGACCGAGGACCCTGCTCTGGTGCTCCACCTGGCCAGCGTGCTGCTGTTTCAGGGCAGCACCCACAGCATGCTGCACGCTCCGGGGCGCTGCGTGCCTCAGATCATCGGCACCCTCACTGGCCGAATACCCACA gagcagcagcagctgctgtctgCGTACCAGAGCCTGGTGGTGAAGCAGCTGGTGAGCCAGAGTCAGAGCAGGAAGCAGGTGGAGGCGGAGGGCGAGGCGGAGGGCGAGGGCGAGGCAGAGCAGGACGACGAGGCGCAGAGCATCCGCACACAGCTCACGGCCCTGACTCCACAGGTCAAGGACCTGATACTGTCCCAGAAGAAGACGTCTGTCACAGAGGACTGA